In the Arachis ipaensis cultivar K30076 chromosome B10, Araip1.1, whole genome shotgun sequence genome, one interval contains:
- the LOC107621549 gene encoding dnaJ homolog subfamily B member 1 produces the protein MGLDYYRTLEVERTATDEDLKKAYRKLAMKWHPDKNPTNNKDAETKFKQISEAYEVLSDPHKRAICDQYGEDVLKGKRQPPGGGGGGGASFFHGGDGPTMFRFNPRNAESIFAEVFGSSSPYGGMGMGRGRGMRGGYGGSWVSRSFGGIFGSDMFSSAREEATPMNQSPRRAPPIENTLLCTLEELYKGTTKKMKISREVVDASGKVIHVEEILTIEIKPGWKKGTKVTFQEKGNQQPNVIAADIVFIIDEKPHNVFTRDGNDLVVTEEISLTEAEAQSSYTVHLTTLDGRDLTIAVNNVISPNYEEVVAGEGMPFPKDPSKRGDLRIKFNILVTDKVDAGAENQN, from the exons ATGGGGTTGGACTACTATAGGACCTTGGAGGTAGAGAGAACTGCCACAGATGAAGACTTGAAGAAAGCTTatagaaagcttgccatgaaatGGCACCCTGATAAGAATCCAACCAACAACAAAGATGCTGAGACTAAATTCAAACAGATCTCTGAAGCCTATGAG GTTCTAAGTGATCCGCATAAGAGAGCAATTTGTGATCAATATGGAGAAGATGTCCTTAAAGGGAAAAGACAACCtcctggtggtggtggtggtggtggagcttCATTCTTCCATGGTGGGGATGGACCAACAATGTTTAGGTTCAACCCCAGAAATGCAGAAAGCATCTTTGCTGAAGTTTTTGGATCTTCAAGCCCCTATGGAGGAATGGGAATGGGAAGGGGAAGGGGCATGAGGGGTGGTTATGGTGGATCTTGGGTGTCAAGATCCTTTGGTGGAATATTTGGCAGTGACATGTTCAGTTCAGCTAGAGAAGAAGCCACACCCATGAATCAAAGTCCACGCAGGGCTCCTCCCATTGAAAACACACTACTTTGCACCCTTGAGGAACTCTACAAGGGCACTACCAAAAAGATGAAGATTTCAAGGGAAGTTGTGGATGCAAGTGG GAAAGTTATTCATGTGGAGGAAATCTTGACCATTGAAATCAAACCTGGCTggaaaaagggaacaaaagtcACATTCCAGGAGAAAGGAAACCAGCAGCCAAATGTAATTGCTGCAGATATTGTGTTCATCATTGATGAGAAGCCTCACAATGTGTTTACAAGAGACGGTAATGATTTGGTTGTCACAGAAGAGATATCACTTACCGAAGCTGAAGCACAATCAAGCTACACTGTCCATCTTACAACTCTAGATGGCAGGGATCTGACCATTGCTGTAAACAATGTGATTAGTCCAAACTATGAAGAGGTGGTTGCAGGAGAAGGTATGCCGTTTCCAAAGGATCCTTCAAAGAGGGGTGACCTTAGGATCAAGTTCAACATACTAGTCACAGACAAGGTTGATGCTGGGGCAGAAAATCAAAACTAG
- the LOC107621551 gene encoding dnaJ homolog subfamily B member 13 isoform X2 has product MGVDYYKILQVDKSATDDDLKKAYRKLAMKWHPDKNPNNKKEAESKFKQISEAYEVLSDPQKRAIYDQYGEEGLKGQVPPPDAAGAGGASFFQTGNGTTTFRFNPRNADDIFAEFFGFSSPFGGMGGGGSGAGMRGGGTRSFGGIFGDDIFNSFGEGRPMSQGPRKAPPIERTLPCTLEELYKGTTKKMKISREIADASGKTLPVEEILTIEIKPGWKKGTKITFPEKGNEQPNVIAADLVFVIDEKAHRVFTRDGNDLVVTHKISLSEALTGYTVHLKTLDGRVLSIPINNVIHPSYEEVVPREGMPIPKDPSKKGNLRIKFDIKFPARLTSDQKTGLKKLLGP; this is encoded by the exons ATGGGGGTAGACTACTATAAGATTCTGCAGGTTGATAAGAGTGCCACAGATGATGACTTGAAGAAAGCTTatagaaagcttgccatgaaatGGCACCCTGATAAGAACCCAAACAATAAGAAAGAAGCCGAGTCTAAATTCAAGCAGATATCCGAAGCCTATGAG GTTCTGAGTGATCCACAGAAGAGAGCAATTTATGATCAATATGGAGAAGAAGGGCTAAAAGGGCAAGTGCCACCTCCAGATGCAGCAGGTGCAGGTGGTGCTTCATTCTTCCAAACTGGTAATGGGACAACAACGTTCAGGTTCAATCCCAGGAATGCAGATGACATATTTGCCGAGTTCTTTGGATTTTCAAGCCCCTTCGGGGGAATGGGAGGTGGTGGTTCCGGTGCCGGGATGAGGGGTGGTGGAACAAGGTCATTTGGTGGAATCTTTGGTGATGATATATTCAATTCATTTGGAGAAGGAAGGCCAATGAGTCAGGGTCCACGGAAGGCACCTCCTATAGAAAGAACATTGCCTTGCACCCTTGAAGAACTTTATAAGGGCACTACCAAAAAGATGAAGATCTCAAGGGAAATTGCTGATGCAAGCGG TAAAACTTTGCCGGTGGAGGAAATCTTAACCATAGAAATCAAACCGGGGTGGAAGAAAGGGACAAAGATAACGTTCCCGGAGAAAGGAAACGAGCAACCAAATGTGATTGCTGCAGATCTTGTGTTTGTGATTGATGAGAAAGCACACCGTGTGTTCACAAGAGATGGAAATGACTTGGTTGTGACACACAAGATTTCACTTTCTGAAGCTCTAACAGGTTACACTGTCCATTTGAAAACTCTAGATGGCAGGGTTCTTAGCATTCCCATAAACAATGTGATTCATCCAAGCTATGAAGAAGTGGTTCCTAGGGAAGGAATGCCAATTCCCAAAGACCCTTCTAAGAAGGGTAACCTTAGGATCAAGTTTGATATCAAGTTCCCAGCAAGGTTGACTTCTGACCAAAAAACTGGACTTAAGAAACTTCTGGGGCCATAG
- the LOC107621551 gene encoding dnaJ homolog subfamily B member 13 isoform X1, which yields MGVDYYKILQVDKSATDDDLKKAYRKLAMKWHPDKNPNNKKEAESKFKQISEAYEVLSDPQKRAIYDQYGEEGLKGQVPPPDAAGAGGASFFQTGNGTTTFRFNPRNADDIFAEFFGFSSPFGGMGGGGSGAGMRGGGTRSFGGIFGDDIFNSFGEGRPMSQGPRKAPPIERTLPCTLEELYKGTTKKMKISREIADASGLFHCSKTLPVEEILTIEIKPGWKKGTKITFPEKGNEQPNVIAADLVFVIDEKAHRVFTRDGNDLVVTHKISLSEALTGYTVHLKTLDGRVLSIPINNVIHPSYEEVVPREGMPIPKDPSKKGNLRIKFDIKFPARLTSDQKTGLKKLLGP from the exons ATGGGGGTAGACTACTATAAGATTCTGCAGGTTGATAAGAGTGCCACAGATGATGACTTGAAGAAAGCTTatagaaagcttgccatgaaatGGCACCCTGATAAGAACCCAAACAATAAGAAAGAAGCCGAGTCTAAATTCAAGCAGATATCCGAAGCCTATGAG GTTCTGAGTGATCCACAGAAGAGAGCAATTTATGATCAATATGGAGAAGAAGGGCTAAAAGGGCAAGTGCCACCTCCAGATGCAGCAGGTGCAGGTGGTGCTTCATTCTTCCAAACTGGTAATGGGACAACAACGTTCAGGTTCAATCCCAGGAATGCAGATGACATATTTGCCGAGTTCTTTGGATTTTCAAGCCCCTTCGGGGGAATGGGAGGTGGTGGTTCCGGTGCCGGGATGAGGGGTGGTGGAACAAGGTCATTTGGTGGAATCTTTGGTGATGATATATTCAATTCATTTGGAGAAGGAAGGCCAATGAGTCAGGGTCCACGGAAGGCACCTCCTATAGAAAGAACATTGCCTTGCACCCTTGAAGAACTTTATAAGGGCACTACCAAAAAGATGAAGATCTCAAGGGAAATTGCTGATGCAAGCGG TTTGTTTCATTGCAGTAAAACTTTGCCGGTGGAGGAAATCTTAACCATAGAAATCAAACCGGGGTGGAAGAAAGGGACAAAGATAACGTTCCCGGAGAAAGGAAACGAGCAACCAAATGTGATTGCTGCAGATCTTGTGTTTGTGATTGATGAGAAAGCACACCGTGTGTTCACAAGAGATGGAAATGACTTGGTTGTGACACACAAGATTTCACTTTCTGAAGCTCTAACAGGTTACACTGTCCATTTGAAAACTCTAGATGGCAGGGTTCTTAGCATTCCCATAAACAATGTGATTCATCCAAGCTATGAAGAAGTGGTTCCTAGGGAAGGAATGCCAATTCCCAAAGACCCTTCTAAGAAGGGTAACCTTAGGATCAAGTTTGATATCAAGTTCCCAGCAAGGTTGACTTCTGACCAAAAAACTGGACTTAAGAAACTTCTGGGGCCATAG